The genomic region ttaaaatgcaaCATATAATTGTGTAAACTGATGCGCACACATATCACTGCGCATATGGGAGCTGATGTTTATTTCTGTGTTTTAAGATAGACGGAAACAAAATTTCACACCAAACTAACTTCATTAATTCTAATGCTATTTTTCAAATAGTTTACACAAAACAACATCCTAAATTAAAGTTGAACATGTCAATTCATTAACAGCATATTTGAACgctttaattatataaataatgacCATTCTGTATGAAGGCATATCTAAGATGATGATCGAGAGTGATGGGGAGTCCGCAGATAAGCGCTATTATTAGTTATACTTGGTGGATTTATACTGCTAAGCTAGAGAGATCTTGGTCCCTGGTTCTATCTCTCTAGCAGAGACATGCACAATGgtttataaatttaattaatcctgcgctctgtttaataaataaaaaaacaaaaaaaaaacacagccCGGCCTCAACCTCTAGTTGGAAAAATGCACAAACAAATTTTCAGGTGTACAAATTTACATCCTGCACAAAACAACATACCCTTGCTCTATATACATAGATCACAGGAGCAtgtgtctagttttatatacaaaatttatataatttatattacaaatGACATTATATGAGTATTTCTGTCaaatcatatgtataaatattggTGAATGTAGGTATGGCTTATTTTAtcatataagactagacatggCCCTGTGCATGAATTTACTAAACAGTACATGCAGTTTGGTAGATACCTATAGCTATTAGCTATAAATTAGCATGTGCCCAACCCGACATGCAAATTTCTACTAAATATTGCAAAAATACTGAGGCCCCTCTTGCCCGTGATAACTGGAAAACAATCCAGCTGATAACTGAtaagttattattatataaGTTTACCCGGCTTCCAGAATTTCGGTGCAAACTTCTGAGCCATGTCTTTCGGAAACGTGTTTGGGCTGATGATGTTTTGATTTCGCAGCTTCTGAAACACCCGCCACCGACCAACACCGACGTTCTTTAACGTTGCATGGTTATTTCCGCTTCCGGTGTAAACAAATACACGTGGTTTCACTTTGCATATATAAAGTAGCTATAGTAAACACGACTAATCAAAGTTTGCTAATTATTCAATTAATAATGCATCTAGGATAAGATAATTTTCATATAAAGGGTATAAAAATAACTCAATATAAATCAAACTGACATTACGAGTGGTAAAATATATCGAAAGTTGAAGAGGGAACTCTTCTGTAATtgagataagaaaatgtcattttatgtcATGGTCATGGTCATGTGCCGGTTTATTATGCCCCTTGTCAAATGTCATGTGAGGTTATAAAACCACTAGAGGCAGGATCGAATAAGCAactttagatatatatttgcaaGTAAGTTATTTATTGTGGAATGTTTATTAACTTATCAAACTGATATATACTTCACGCAGTCACGGGATTTATAAAATTCTAACAAGTTACATGTACTTTCATTTTTAGCAGCAATTTACTATAATAGTCACGTATACTATAGATCCTTCCTGATGGCTTAAAGTTGAGTGCAGACATTTACATCTCTTGCACAGGATTTAGACTAGTAGTGTGTGTACAAAGGTTATGCTACAGTTAAATTGACAGTGCACAAGAGCCAAATTGAAGAGAGAAAATAACCATACagaatacatatacagtataataatgCTGCATGGGCAGCTATCGCTATTTAACATGTTGCCAAAAAGCAGTGGGCtctttgaatgtttttttttattattatttacgtcattttcaaataaacaattgaaaaatacTTACTATTCCTGACATCTTAAATCTTTAGTACATATGTGGAAATGGTTACTATATCAGATCTTGCTAGAGATGCCAACAAAAGATAAAGATTTCCTCTGGTCTGTTAATTTAGCACAGGGATtcatattatgtatatactCCTATACCTAGACAATGATTTCTGCAATACATCTATGATGAATAGAGTTACCAAGTATTATTATACCATTTTGTGTCTTTAACAGGCCTAGGACTACAACACAGAATTAATTAACACACCTAGAAGGTTTCCTCAGCTGCTAACATGAAGTTGATTCCGTCCCTTCTTGTGATCTCCTGTTTCCTTTTGTGCCCTATCCACTCTGTACCAACTGAGGATCTGATTGTATCTATGCCTGGACTGAAGACACAGCCACCATGGAAGCAGTACTCTGGCTATCTCAATGCTACTGGTAACAAGAAGCTCCACTACTGGTAAATGATCAAActtattatcatatttatctGGCAATAAGCGATGCCTGCCAATAAGTCATAAGTCAATCCATATATATTGCAGTTTGGTGCCAATCCTAACAATTGCATTGTCTTGCAATGAGCCCAACTACTAGTTTGATTCAAAGTTTATGTGTTGTCTCTTacattacaggataaatatgaaattgaaacaCTTGCATAtgtattttaaagatttttggacTTCAATATGTTCCACTagatttaatgattttaaaattagTTCTCATGACAAGTTAGTGATACTTAAGATTACACTGCTATAGATTGTCCTTGTGTCTTTTGGGTTTTGTTATGTCAATGTTTTGCTTGACAAATCTAAACTTCACATGACAtaatattttacagaaaattcTTAAGTTGTTATTACTGGAAATATTAATGCATTTGACAATTCAGGTTTTTGGAATCCCAGAACAATCCTCATACAGACCCTGTTGTTCTATGGATGAACGGAGGACCTGGTTGTAGTTCTGATCTTGGACTCCTCAGTGAACATGGACCATTCCGAGTACTTACACTACTTAAATTTATTcgaaatcatttttttttctcacaaaatatagataataaataataGTGCCGGggtacatacaaataatacttGGTACATTATTTTCTAATGTAAAAGTATGGATATTAGCATGAACATAATTTAATCCACTTCAACTTTGAATATTTTCCAAATTGTACCCAAAAGTTATTTTTCCATGAGAAAATATCCCAAGGTGCCTTTATCAGTTAAcaataaacacaaaaatatattctcTAGTTTGTCGAGATTAATGTTCTTTGTAagtttatatattgatgtaattCATTTCAGATTAATTCTGATGGGAAGACTGTTTATTACAATTCATACAGCTGGAACACTGTAAGTATTTTCCCCCATATTTTTCCCCTCATAGACTagtttccttttttttattacataatccGTCTTCATAAGGACGGTATGCTATATAATATCATGTTCTCAACCCGtctattgtttgttgtttttttgttttttttttaatatttcttagTTCTCATGACAATTCTTATGTGgtgaatgaattttgatggCAAATAGAGATTTTTATGTCATTGACTTAATTAGAGGTGATTGGTAATTGTGAAATGAGCAGGAAATACAATCATATAACTTTAGAGATGAAATTTCAAAGCTGAACATTAAATTATTGAAGCTGTTAGCTATAGAATTACCTGTATTGATAAAAAGATTTGTTTCTTTGTggttctataaatagaattttGCTAGGTGTGAAGAAAGTTAAATTTTATAGAATTTTGCTGTATTTCCTGTATACTTGTattctacatttgtatgtaatgcTGTAAATTACAGGTAGCAAACATGATTTATCTGGAAGCTCCAGCAGGTGTTGGCTACTCTTACTCACCTGACAAAGATTACAAGACAGACGATGACCAGGTAATAGTCTCACAAAGTTCAGTCTTACACAGACTACCATGTCACAGTCTTCTACAGACTACTGTGTCACAGTAAATCCTTGATACCAGGCAAAGACACACAATCCCATAACATTGGTGTTTATTGTTTTCTGCTTGATATTCAGCTTTAAATGAGGTTATGTTGAGAACCACAGTTCACCATTGTCactataatgtgaccaggtgggatGTCTTTCTGTGATGTCCAGGTATGACATTTCGGTGTGACTACACTATAAAAGTTATCTTGTGCTGCCCCATCATCATGGATACTgactttatatttattatgatgTAAGATTTTGATGGGGCAAACCCcaaaagcaaaaataaaattagGACATATGTATAACACTTGAACTTTGGTAATCTTTATgctttgttttgatattaatgTCATGTACATCTCTTATTTCAGGTTGCCCTGGATAACCATCTTgctttaaaacatttctttctcaaatttccgGAATACAAGGCCAATGAGTTCTTTGTCACCGGAGAAAGTTATGGGGGTATTTATGTTCCAACCCTGTCAGCTAGACTCGTTGACGACTCTAGCTTCAACTTTCAAGGCTTCGTTGTCGGCAATGGACTCAGTGATGGAGAGATGAACACAGACTCGTTGATCTACTTTGAATACTACCATGGATTGATTGGAGACAAGTACCTATAACTTTTGTCATGTTTTAGATACAGGAATAAACAATCGCCCACATTCTGAATATCTTATTTAAGGACTAGTAATGTGTTTACTATCCTTTTTCACTCTTCCAAAATAATTTTTCAGGCTGTAAAgattaataataatatataggtttTGGTTTGGGTTTAGTCAATTATTTTTGACAGAGTTATGACCTTTTAAACTTAAAGAATTTTAATTTAGATTTTCACAATAAAATGGTCAGGACCAAAATTGGAAAACCAAACTAATTCCCGTGGgaattcaaacaaaaataaaatgaaaaaaatataccttAATTGTAGAATCTCTTGATCATGGTCAGAATTTAAAGTGATTTCACTTCAAATAAAATTAGAACCAGGCCTCACGTAATTTATTTCATCCTTGGACAACCACTACCTGATTTATTCTGAAAAGTCAGAACAACGGTACCTCTTAAGATAAGACTAAAAGTTTCACGCTTGATCCACTACTGGCATGTGTACCCATTAATTTTGCATTAAATCCCCATTAAATATCCATTAAAATTCCATTAATTCTTAAAATCCATTATTTTTAGcaattaaattttgtttcaatttttttgaaagaaaattgatatttttaaatatgacCATTAATCACCCATTAATTGGTtgaaatatcattaaataaCCATTATTGTACCATACTTTTTCACCATTACTATTTTAATGTccattatattttgtttttatcgaTAATAATGCCCATCATTTTCTTATTAATGACCATTACTTTAggtatttaattataaataatggccattacaattttaatgtgttatttaatggccattacattaCATTCCAAaagtacattttatttataatggCCATTAAAAGTAGATATTGAGTGCAATTATTTTATAATGGCCATTAAAtaatttgaagtgaaaataATGGAGTTTGACCATTACTTTGTACCCATTAAATGGTACATTATTAATGGGTATAAAATCAATTGGTTTTTAATGGGCAATTGATTGGTACATTTGCCAGTAGTGATCTCTTTTGCTACTGTATCTGTTAGGGCATTCGTCATGCTCTGACACATCTAgtttttggtatatatatacatgtatttcaactttggttacttttttttctgtttgtattttCTTAACAAAGAAATAACTAAGAATAGAGTGTATATCTAAATTATCTTTCAATTACAAACTTTTGTAAGTGGAAAATACTAACAGAGTAAGTCATATCACATTTCTGAAATCTATGAAAAAGGCAAATCTGTGAGTAATGAAAGCATAATCAGTGTTACAGTTGTGTTTTGATGGCCTCTCAGATATCTTGATTACATGTTTATGATTTATTTGCAGAGTATGGGCAGACCTAACTGAGGTGTGCTGTGGAGGAAATATCACTCGATGCTCGTTCCTGGCCAATGCCAAGGGAAATCTGGCATGTGAACACCTTGTGAGTATActaaaactgtatatatagaggttacacgagtggttgttggatatggaatttattttacaatcatatgttattttttaaagttacaaaagacatgAGCTTTAGTGtgtcgtgtgacctgtttctaccacaataatatcggcttgaatcaaaggaaAATGTGGCCAAGTCTTTTTTCGCGTTtacaaataaggtgtacaggtgacgtccgggacccggtgatgtgacatcatttgattattgatgacgtcaataacaattgcagcttgggtcaaagttcgaattcttgaccaatcaaaagaccggaaggtcatataccactagtggtatataacatatatttgtccaacagtcggcacatttatacaatggcttgagagtggaataacaacAGTGTATTGTGGTAAATAGTTACTTATCTAATGTGACAGAACAAAGACTAATTTGTGATGTGTTCCATCTATCCTTAATTGCTATGTAGAGAATTTAAGAAACATGTTAGCAAGTTTCTCAAATTACAAGAACAAATAAGATTTAACACAATTTTGTAAGTGTTGATgcaatatttgatttttagaATTATGTTTTTTGTTAAGTTAACTCAGtgcatatttaatataataaattCAATGTTACATATCATTTGATGAGTTTGTGTTAGTTTCTCtatatattacaaagaaaatAGTGCAATTTAACCTGTTTAATCCTGCTGAACTACCTAAATTAGCTGCTTCTTTGAAATTTATGTGTGCTGTTTTATAGGTAAGTGGCGCCTTGGGAATTGTGTACTCCAGCGGACTGAATGTATACAACCTTTACGGCCCCTGTGAGGGTCAAAAAGGATTTGTGTATGATGAGTCCAGGAAAAAAACTGACATTTACTCACCTAAACTGGCCATTTATACATTATCCCCCCATACAGAAACAGTTGAAGGTAGGTGTATCAAACAGATATAACCTGTGTATGAAGGCCACTCAAAGGAGAAAAGCAAATGTCCTTTATAGGCAGGTGGCCTTAATGCGGAGGTTCATATACTAGATATGTGTTTTGGTTTAGAACCGAAACAGATGgcttttatacaaaatgtatttccaTTATAAACAGACAACCTttagacaggtttgactatttactgtttttatttatcaataaaccCGTTTGGTAACGATAAGGCTAAAAAAATGAGAAAAGTGAAAAAAGCTAATAAACACTATTTATGGTTCTGCAATAAGCCCACTCTGTGTTGGCCCTAGGGGTAGAAGCTCAATTTATGTCCAGTTTTCAGAAAAACTgaagttgaataaatgaatggattttttacataaaacaggaaccaatgtataaatgttttacTTATAAACCTTGATATTTGATTTCAGGTTCTGCAAGAAACTGTTGACATTGAAAACAACGTAAGACTAACCCCTCCATGCCTGAATTACGACAACGTCATCAGTTACATGAACTCCGCAGAGGTGAGAGCCGCCCTCCACATACCAAAGGAGGTCCAGAAATGGGACATATGTAGGTAGGTTGTCAGGGTTCCCTTGTATAAATACAGTTGTCATGGTTACACATAATTCTTCTATAGTATGAGTTTTTTCATGATGTAATATGTCATATTTGAAGGTTGTTGGCAGTGAAAAATCTGTATCACAAATCATTATCAttaaccatttttcaaaatcactTTTGGACAATTCACATCCTATATGTAGTACTTGGTACAATGAAAATAGAATTGATGTGTATTAATATCTATCTGCTTCATACTCTGACAAAGtcttatatttgtttgtatctATACTTGTTCTCACAGTAAACTCTACATAAATTCTGACAGCATCATTTAACAGCAGTtaaacagtattgtatgatagaTTTGTGTAAAAGTCTCCTTTCTCCGatgtttttattgacatttaGATATGTGTGTACCTTAGTATTGTACTTATTACCTTCAATGATGATAAAGATGTACAATTTTGTACGAATGCCTTATAATATTGTCATGACTGATGCCGTGTTGGTCTTATTCCAGTTCTGTGGTTGGTATGGGGTATAAATCTCTATACAACTCTATGAAGGACCAGTACCTCAAAGTCCTGTCACACAAGGTAAGTCTGATTGTAAGGTCATATATATTGAAAGTTAACTTATACCAGGGCACGTTGTATCTCACATcaacttttaattttaaaggACTTCATCTCAGTAACCAAACAATCATGCAAAAGTCATCACAAATGGCTGGTTGCTTAAAATgaatcaaaataataacaaaaggAAATAGTTTATGGACTAAAAGTATATTTGTCACAAATATTAATTAACAGGCGAGTCATACAGGCCCAATGGGCCTTGTCTTTGTCTTGTTTCTGATTATAATTTCTACACTTCAAAGGAAGGAAGACATATTGTAATAGTAATggttcttcttcttcttctggTTCTTCTAACATCTTTTTGTCCGAGCCATAACGTATAAACTGTTGAAGATATCTGGACCAGACTTATTTGCACTATAATTGCATCGTTGCTGTATACCTTTTTCACCTGACTGGCAAAATGTCATTGGATCTTTGCGACCTTGATTAAGAGTGAAAGGTCAGTTGAGTGCAAAAATATAATTCTAGTAGGGGAGAAGGGGAAACATATGTTTTTGTGATTCCAAACTTTTTCCACACTCATTAAGGAAAATTTGAGATAAGATCCACAGACATTGTCTGTATAATGATTACAAAAAAGACTTGTGAACATACATATCAGATGATTTTGAAGATACAATATTTCTATTATTGATAGTAAGTTTAAATAGCAGACAATACCTTTATTGAAAAGACATGAAATTTGACAGAACTATCAAAGTTTATAGATAATTAAAGCATAGAATTTTTCCAAACTTTATTGGAAGGTGTCGCGAACTCATAAAGGTTTTCATCAATAATATGAAGTTGATTGAAAAAACTGACACTACTTACTGGGATTGATGATTGGCAGTGTATGACATGCAGACTGAGTTTCACTTGGTAATTTAGATGAGAACTTCTGATCAAGAAAAGAGATTACATGTAGCTCTAATGGTATTGATTCAGAAACGTGTGATGGTGTACAATGGCGATGCGGACATGGCCTGTAACTTCCTTGGAGACGAGTGGTTTGTCAGCAGTCTCGGACAGAAGGTAAAACTGGTCACTTACAGGTCTAAACGGAAACCTATAATTATAGATGTGTGGAAAACAATGGAGAAATACAAATAATTTCTCAGTTTCATAGGAAAATTCTAgcattttattatgtatattataataaatgAACATTTCATGGCTTTACTAAAAGCCTAGAGATTATGAGCATCCCTAAAAAAAGTAAGAACTAGGGCTTTTTAAAAGTATCAGGGGACAAAGTTTTAAGTTTGGTCATTGATTAGCTCCCCCGGtgtattcaaggtcacagaggttaacttttttaaaaacaaataaagacTTCTTCTGATTAACTGAAAAACTGAGATCCTCAAATAAGTGAAAACCATATGAGAGATACAGGCCTGTTGGGCCTCTTTTTTACAAGTTTATAATGAAAGAAACCTTATATACTAAGTATGTAGGCATTTAAATCTTGTTCACAGTTTTTAGAGTCTTCTCAATGAATTCCAAGTCATAGGTCCACTAGTTTACATATAGACTTGTGTGTATATCATTCCATATAGAATTGTTAGGACTCATTGGGATACTCAATAGGACTCATTGGGATACTCAATATGACTCATTGGGATACTCAATAGGACTTATTGGGATACTCAATAGGACTTATTGGGATACTCATTGGGATACTCAACAGGACTCATTGGGATACTAATCAGGACTCATTGGGATACTCAACAGGACTCATTGGGATACTAATCAGGACTCATTGGGATACTCGTTATGACTCATTGGGATACTCAATAGGACTCATTAAGATACTCATTAGTACTCATTGGGATACTTATTAGGACTCATTGGGATACTCAATATGACTCATTGGGATACTCATCAGGACTCATTGGGATACTCATTAGGACTCATTGGGATACTCATTAGGACTCATTGGGATACTCAATAGGACTTATTGGGATACTAATCAGGACTCATTGGGATACTCGTTATGACTCATTGGGATACTCATCAGGACTCATTGGGATACTCATTAGGACTCATTGGGATACTCAATAGGACTTATTGGGATACTAATCAGGACTCATTGGGATACTCGTTATGACTCATTGGGATACTCAATAGGACTCATTGGGATACTCATTAGTACTCATTGGGATACTCAATAGGACTTATTGGGATACTCATCAAATCATGGTGTCAGACTTAAATTGATTGTAAGGTGCTCTCTTGTAGTTAAGATACGGTAACAATACAGGATTGAGTTAAGTTGCACACAGGCAATATCTCCTGGAGATGATAGCAACATTCCTTCCTCACCTCGCTATTTTTTATTACAGATGTAGAAACTTTGTCCAAGATTTCATGAGAATATGAGCcatctgaaatatatatgtagatgcTAAAAAGCTActttttgattggtcaattttGCTCAAACTCAGCAATTTGCAAATTTGATTTATGCTTAAACTTTTTAATGAATTCATTTCACATTATTTCCCCCTTGTGATTTTTGAGGCACTTACGCTGTTAGCTGTGTAAGAAGTTTACAAATAATATGGAGGAGTGTGTGATGTGGTATGTTATCAGAGTAACAGTCTATAATTCTAGCctgttattgtattgtatcagtCTATAATTCTAGCctgttattgtattgtatcagaGTAACAGTCTATAATTCTAGCctgttattgtattgtatcagaGTAACAGTCTATAATTCTAGCctgttattgtattgtatcgGTCTATAATTCTGGCctgttattgtattgtatcagaGTAACAGTCTATAATTCTAACctgttattgtattgtatcagaGTAACAGTCTATAATTCTGGCctgttattgtattgtatcagaGTAACAGTCTATAATTCTAGCctgttattgtattgtatcagtCTATAATTCTAGCctgttattgtattgtatcagtCTATAATTCTAGCctgttattgtattgtatcagtCTATAATTCTAGCctgttattgtattgtatcagaGTAACAGTCTATAATTCTAGCCtgttattgtattgtgtcaGTCTATAATTCTGGCctgttattgtattgtatcagtCTATAATTCAGGCctgttattgtattgtatcagaGTAACAGTCTATAATTCTGGCctgttattgtattgtatcagtCTATAATTCTAGCctgttattgtattgtatcagtCTATAATTCAGGCctgttattgtattgtatcagaGTAACAGTCTATAATTCTGGCctgttattgtattgtatcagaGTAACAGTCTATAATTCTGGCctgttattgtattgtatccGTCTATAATTCTAGCctgttattgtattgtatcagaGTAACATTCTATAATTCTATAATTCTGTCTTTATGATTAACAGCTTGTGAGTGATAGAAGTATGTGGCACATCAAGACAGGTGCTGGTGAACAGGTTGCAGGTTTTGTCAAACAAATGGAAAACATATCTCTAGTCACTGTCAGGGTAAGTCCTCACTTATCTGTCTTAATTGTCACCCTCAGTGTACAATAGTAATTATAATTGGCTAACTCTGGTCACCATTGGTAAACTTACCCATCTCCTGTAACCAATTGTGTAATTACTCGATCAACTCTGCATGATTACCCTTAAAAGTAACCACCTTATTCTTGTAACTATTGCTGTTATTACCTAACTGGTGTAGCCATCTTTTAGGGTGTAATTTCCTAACTGGGCATAATTAATGTAATTGCCTAACTGTGGTAACAATTGGCATATTTGCCTAACTGATAAAAATTGGTGTATTTATTTGCCTAAATGTGGTATTTGCCTAAATGTTGTAACAATGGATGTATTTGCCTAATTGTGGTAACAATGGATTTTTTTGCCTAAATGTGGTATTTGCCTAACTGTGGTAACAATTGGCATATTTGCCTAACTGATAAAAATTGGTGTATTTATTTGCCTAAATGTGGTATTTGCCTAATTGTGGTAACAATGGATTTTTTTCCCTAACTGTGGTAACAATAGATGTATTTGCCTAACACTGGTTACACTTAGAGTAATTATCTAACTCTGCTAGCTATTCAATGTGTAATTACTGTATGTACTCTTATACCCATCTATTTTTGTAGATCTATATAGATGATAAAATATAAGGTTTCTCCTTTTTGTTTTAGGGAGCTGGACACATGGTGCCCACAGACAAACCAGGAGCAGCTTTACTCATGTTCACAAGCTTTATAAAAAACACACCGTTGAAGTAGATAGAACAATACTCCCATGtaaatgaatatcaatatttgacaaaTTTGATTCTATTAATAGAAACAGGGACTTTGACCTTGTAACCCTGAAACATATTTCAGATATTATCATCAAATAGCTTGATCAAAATCCCCTAATTAGGAATGTCACATGTGGGATTAAGTAATTACAGTGACATCACTGTAaatgtggttattttcgcgggggttAATTTCGCAATTTCTATATGCAAACCATACGCGTAGAATTAATTTTTGCGATTGATCCACCCATTTGTGGTTCGATATTATGCCAattgatattcaaatatttcttttgggggaaattttcgcgattAAAAGGACTCTGAGTAATTAGcaaatttccacgtttacagtaatattGCTTTTAGCTTTGGCTTACCCAGAATCATAGACTCCTCAATGTCGCAGTTAGccttttataaaattttatcacATTACTAAAATGCAGCTGAGTGATGATATTCATACAAGATGGCACAGGACAGAAAAGACAAAAGAAGCACAATGTCCCCTCCCCCAGTATATGGTTGGGCAGAAAAAATCCTGAAGACTGAAGAGGGAATTAATGTCCTTAAAAAGTCCAAACCTCTAAATCTGTAGGTTACATGGAGTACATTTATACCAGTgtgttaaatttatttttatattatttaatatttatgaagtgtatgtacattttataatgaaattatCCAAAATTGGGTCTGaaaatttgtacattgtatataatttacatttggTATGGGACATAGCTTGTTAAACGTCCCTGAATACTAACGCCATAAAATGTGTTCAGGGATTTTGATCACATTCCACTGTACCTGTGAATAGATTTTACTATATCACAACTGGAATTGgatttaaagattaaaaaaaaaagaaaattgtatAAATGCATGTACTTATGAaccaaatgaaaatgtttcattttatatccatataaaaaaattaatacttATAGacaacaaatttgaaaattgacCAATCTCAATTACAGTGTGGTGCCATTATGAAACAGTTGTTCCTTGTCATCCAGAAAACGGTGAAcatagtttgtttttgttgactGATGGATCATTTGTCATACGTTGTTAATATTTCCACTAGTTGTATCTGTGGACCATTTGGTTCATCAATATTCATCCAATCAAGTTGTCTTTGTTGTTGTTaagatacatacatatgtactaaAGATATTGCATTTACTTAAATTTTTTAGAAATCTGTACACGAACATCAATACGGGTTAGTTTCTGTTTGGTATTCTGATAGCTTGCttttacattgaaatattaagacaattttattaatttctaatattattatataaagcatatacatgtatgtatgt from Pecten maximus chromosome 11, xPecMax1.1, whole genome shotgun sequence harbors:
- the LOC117338455 gene encoding lysosomal protective protein-like yields the protein MKLIPSLLVISCFLLCPIHSVPTEDLIVSMPGLKTQPPWKQYSGYLNATGNKKLHYWFLESQNNPHTDPVVLWMNGGPGCSSDLGLLSEHGPFRINSDGKTVYYNSYSWNTVANMIYLEAPAGVGYSYSPDKDYKTDDDQVALDNHLALKHFFLKFPEYKANEFFVTGESYGGIYVPTLSARLVDDSSFNFQGFVVGNGLSDGEMNTDSLIYFEYYHGLIGDKVWADLTEVCCGGNITRCSFLANAKGNLACEHLVSGALGIVYSSGLNVYNLYGPCEGQKGFVYDESRKKTDIYSPKLAIYTLSPHTETVEEPKQMAFIQNVLQETVDIENNVRLTPPCLNYDNVISYMNSAEVRAALHIPKEVQKWDICSSVVGMGYKSLYNSMKDQYLKVLSHKKRVMVYNGDADMACNFLGDEWFVSSLGQKLVSDRSMWHIKTGAGEQVAGFVKQMENISLVTVRGAGHMVPTDKPGAALLMFTSFIKNTPLK